In Scheffersomyces stipitis CBS 6054 chromosome 8, complete sequence, one DNA window encodes the following:
- a CDS encoding predicted protein (go_component cytoplasm~go_function shikimate 5-dehydrogenase activity~go_process aromatic amino acid family biosynthesis, shikimate pathway), whose amino-acid sequence MIYERCENSLQHKFQSVVIVGLRGVGKSTLALMASATLGLEYVDLERCLVDYTGVSDATFIKSVSKEEFIHLQYKLIVRSFRANKNKRAIYVLPASSINNSAVMEYLRNNCNCHCVINIECDEDRILKYVNYTGEYQKGISSIQSGISQYRSVANYNFFNLESNLDVWKKYSFSKVDDSKQIEVTPHLILKPVELEFINFMSFILWNPIPEPSDVLLKHYQRSNLRSFSNCLQLTFPYDARNIHVNNFGDVLNGVDAIEVGVDLIQLIRTKIMHVNLRLDEYIARIRRSTRGSIPILVGIKNTIPELNNFIMESTVDSVISTSQIKQDFRSFYFSILYSIIKVAADYVVLNLEIFLFDEVNFLNDIIVNDSFYIMDQLRHMQGNSSFLGTYNSNCDEFWAIQKTIGKVRCLDIIDLTNDLQISMVRVTSTARCVSDNYKIQTFLEYCMKKYPETTVSAYNQGTNGKISKILNKVLTPVCSPSADPSQGELTSYALNQSRFSCFLQPTLRFFAVGRSDSSILYQFVYRSVFEKLGLSYFFKILEDVSIDELLKSPDFGGAILATPIEIKANEFAGKSSAHAAEIGLVDSIIAERSLDDPSKFLLRGENADCLAIKVYISDNVAPINAVSHNKSVLVIGSGFKSRAAIYSLMKLGYKNILLYSPMSIARQTEKDVSLSHNLDSSRKLDSHNLLAKITIITEEQFQNGILPDDLLYPTIIINCMSDEDVPIDGQVKLSANWLKSPSGGIFLDTHIANKEITTLNESSEWEKGWIKTNGLEFLLAKTLIQFELFVGKPAPRELIKSILIEHYPNEVQ is encoded by the coding sequence ATGATATATGAGAGATGTGAGAACCTGCTCCAACATAAGTTTCAATCGGTTGTAATTGTAGGTTTGCGAGGAGTGGGAAAGTCAACTTTGGCCTTGATGGCTCTGGCTACTTTGGGTCTTGAATATGTAGATCTTGAAAGATGTCTAGTCGACTATACTGGAGTGTCTGATGCAACTTTTATCAAAAGCGTTTCTAAGGAAGAATTTATACATTTGCAGTACAAGTTGATTGTAAGATCATTTAGAGCTAACAAGAATAAGAGAGCCATTTATGTATTGCCAGCAAGTTCGATCAACAATTCCGCCGTGATGGAATATTTAAGAaataattgcaattgtCACTGCGTTATCAATATCGAATGTGACGAAGATAGAATATTGAAGTATGTCAACTACACTGGTGAATATCAAAAGGGAATCCTGTCAATACAGTCCGGAATATCCCAATATAGATCTGTTGCAAACtataatttcttcaacttggaatcAAATTTAGATGTTTGGAAAAAGTATTCGTTCTCTAAGGTGGATGATTCCAAGCAAATTGAAGTTACACCACATCTAATATTGAAACCCGTAGAATTGGAATTCATCAATTTTATGTCATTTATTCTTTGGAATCCAATACCGGAACCCTCTGATGTTCTTTTGAAGCATTATCAGAGAAGCAATTTAAGAAGCTTTTCTAACTGTTTACAGCTCACATTCCCTTATGATGCCAGAAACATTCACGTGAACAATTTTGGCGACGTCTTGAATGGAGTAGATGCAATCGAAGTCGGAGTTGATCTTATCCAGTTAATTAGAACAAAAATCATGCATGTCAATTTGCGGCTAGATGAGTATATCGCgagaataagaagaagtactCGAGGATCCATACCAATACTTGTTGGTATTAAGAATACTATCCCTGAgctcaacaacttcattatGGAGAGTACTGTTGACTCTGTCATTAGTACATCTCAAATTAAACAGGATTTTAGAAGCTTTTACTTCAGTATCTTGTACTCGATTATCAAAGTAGCTGCTGACTATGTGGTTCtcaatttggaaatttttctttttgatgaAGTCAATTTCCTAAACGATATTATCGTGAATGATTCTTTCTATATCATGGACCAACTTAGACATATGCAAGGTAACAGTCTGTTTCTAGGAACATATAACTCGAACTGCGATGAATTCTGGGCCATTCAAAAAACAATAGGCAAAGTACGGTGCCTTGATATTATCGATTTGACGAATGATTTACAGATATCCATGGTAAGAGTCACTTCTACTGCTCGTTGTGTATCAGATAATTACAAGATACAAACATTCTTGGAATATTGCATGAAGAAATATCCAGAAACTACGGTATCAGCTTATAATCAAGGAACAAATGGAAAAATATCCAAGATCTTAAACAAAGTGTTGACACCTGTATGTTCTCCAAGTGCTGATCCTCTGCAAGGTGAGCTCACGTCATATGCTCTTAACCAGTCGAGGTTTTCATGTTTTTTGCAGCCAACGCTACGATTTTTTGCTGTGGGCAGAAGTGATTCAAGTATTCTCTATCAATTTGTCTATAGACTGGTGTTTGAGAAATTGGGACTTTCAtattttttcaaaattctCGAAGATGTATCAATTGATGAATTATTGAAGTCTCCCGATTTTGGAGGGGCGATATTAGCAACTCCTATAGAAATTAAAGCGAACGAATTTGCTGGTAAATCATCAGCACATGCCGCAGAGATTGGATTAGTGGATTCTATAATTGCAGAAAGATCTCTTGATGATCCATCTAAGTTCCTACTTCGAGGGGAAAATGCGGATTGCTTAGCAATCAAGGTCTATATCTCTGACAATGTTGCTCCCATAAATGCTGTAAGCCACAATAAGAGTGTTCTCGTCATAGGTTCAGGTTTCAAAAGTCGTGCTGCTATTTATTCGTTGATGAAACTTGGCTATAAGAACATTTTATTGTATAGCCCTATGTCCATTGCTAGACAGACTGAGAAGGATGTATCTCTATCGCACAATTTGGATTCTTCCAGGAAATTGGATTCCCACAATCTATTGGCTAAGATTACAATAATTACTGaagaacaattccaaaatgGTATCCTCCCTGATGATCTTCTATATCCAACAATAATTATTAATTGCATGAGTGATGAGGATGTTCCTATCGATGGTCAGGTCAAGCTATCTGCAAATTGGCTCAAGAGTCCTTCTGGTGGAATATTCTTGGACACACATATTGCAAACAAAGAAATTACAACCCTAAATGAGAGCCTGGAATGGGAAAAAGGATGGATCAAGACTAATGGACTTGAATTCTTGCTTGCCAAAACATTGATCCAGTTTGAGTTGTTTGTGGGTAAACCAGCACCAAGAGAGCTTATAAAATCCATTCTAATAGAGCATTATCCtaatgaagttcaatag
- the NHG2 gene encoding Salicylate hydroxylase (Salicylate 1-monooxygenase) (Kynurenine 3-monooxygenase and related flavoprotein monooxygenases~go_function monooxygenase activity~go_process aromatic compound metabolism), giving the protein MTITQSRIPTSSISLHFIVVGAGLGGVTASIALTLAGHKVTVLEAAPILGEVGAGIQIPPPSVKILQAIGALDEVLSNATFPREFQIHSWKEGKIISKQNLIPYTMEKYNSHYLHIHRADYHRALVNRAIEVGVEIVLDARVNHIDFEKATVATARGEVYSGDVVVGFDGIKSRLRSFILGYEDLPYDTGDLAYRAIIKVSEMKKDPELVPFIEEPNIHFWWGPRCHVVLYLLQGGESCNVVILTPDTLPKDEAVQPAKVEELLELFKDWDPRLNSIFKNIHSTSKWRLQNSRELSTWTHEEGNVIILGDASHATLPYLASGASQALEDAAVLAGLFGRIEHRGQIHDLLNLTESLRKWRSTQVVQGSTQCRNIYHLPDGKEQQLRDMKLQISPPKIGCPNRWRDPVFQEFLWGYEAFDEAERGWAEYKKGKIAKYTFDSLYDEVKL; this is encoded by the coding sequence ATGACAATTACACAGTCAAGaattccaacttcttccatttcCCTACATTtcattgttgttggtgctGGTTTGGGTGGAGTAACGGCTTCGATTGCTCTCACCTTAGCTGGGCATAAGGTGACCGTTTTAGAAGCTGCTCCCATATTAGGCGAAGTTGGTGCTGGGATACAGATTCCTCCTCCTTCAGTTAAGATTCTTCAGGCTATTGGAGCCTTGGACGAAGTACTCTCCAATGCTACTTTTCCTCGTGAGTTTCAGATTCATAGTTGGAAAGAAGGCAAGATTATTTCCAAACAGAACTTGATCCCCTACACTATGGAAAAGTACAATTCTCACTACTTGCACATTCATCGGGCCGACTACCATCGAGCCTTGGTTAACCGAGCCATTGAAGTCGGAGTTGAGATTGTTTTGGATGCCCGGGTCAACCAcattgattttgaaaagGCCACCGTTGCTACTGCTCGTGGAGAAGTTTATTCTGGGGACGTCGTAGTTGGATTCGATGGCATAAAGTCTCGCTTGAGATCCTTCATTTTGGGCTACGAAGACTTACCTTACGACACAGGCGATCTTGCCTATAGGGCAATAATCAAAGTAAGCgaaatgaagaaggatCCGGAGCTTGTTCCTTTCATTGAAGAACCAAACATACACTTCTGGTGGGGTCCTCGATGCCATGTTGTATTATATTTATTGCAAGGCGGTGAGAGTTGCAATGTTGTCATACTTACACCAGATACCTTGCCTAAAGATGAAGCAGTTCAGCCTGCCAAGGTAGAGGAGTTATTGGAGTTGTTTAAGGACTGGGATCCAAGATTGAACTCCATCTTTAAAAACATACATAGTACCAGCAAATGgagattgcaaaattcaagaGAATTATCCACATGGACAcatgaagaaggaaatgtGATCATCTTGGGAGATGCATCGCATGCCACTTTGCCCTACTTGGCATCCGGAGCCTCTCAAGCCTTGGAAGATGCTGCGGTATTGGCAGGTTTGTTCGGCAGAATTGAACATCGGGGCCAGATTCATGATCTTCTCAATCTAACGGAATCTTTGAGAAAATGGAGATCTACTCAAGTTGTCCAAGGTTCCACTCAATGCAGAAATATCTACCATTTACCAGATGGTAAAGAACAACAGTTAAGAGATatgaaattgcaaatctCTCCTCCAAAGATCGGCTGTCCCAACAGGTGGAGAGATCCTGTTTTCCAGGAATTTTTATGGGGTTACGAAGCGTTTGACGAGGCTGAAAGAGGGTGGGCAGAGTATAAGAAGGGAAAGATTGCGAAGTACACCTTCGATCTGCTTTACGATGAAGTGAAATTATAG
- a CDS encoding myoinositol oxidoreductase (go_function oxidoreductase activity~go_process electron transport; metabolism), whose protein sequence is ISFIVIGAGLIGPRHAAHIVSRPDCKLFAIVDHSAKGPKVAQQYNSLLFKNLNEMFVYCDSNSVPYPQAAIIATPNHTHVTLGMELASRGIHLLVEKPLAPNAHDCMTLIQYCYYKNVKLLVGHHRRFNPYIITTKNNLDKLGRLVAMQGTWTLCKPPSYFLEKPWRSSIELGGGTLLINLIHDLDLLQYLMGPIEKVYAELLSKQRLDRFGNEGAALTIKFASGCVGTFICSDNVTSPFSFEVGTGENPTVPFNDSISGFYRIFGSHGTISVPDLKLYHQYEEGGNAPADDSPIHRYVEKPKPFDLQLDHFVNLLKGDETEVKCSGEDAIRALLCIEAVTKSIETGMPQYVESIDTIKADFDLLNRYLESTVH, encoded by the exons ATCTCGTTCATCGTCATTGGTGCCGGACTTATAGGTCCACGCCATGCTGCCCATATCGTCTCCCGTCCAGACTGCAAGCTCTTTGCGATTGTCGATCACTCGGCTAAAGGGCCCAAAGTTGCCCAGCAGTACAACTCGttgctcttcaagaacttgaacgagATGTTCGTGTACTGCGACTCGAACTCCGTTCCGTATCCTCAAGCAGCCATCATCGCTACACCCAACCATACACATGTCACTCTCGGGATGGAATTGGCTTCGAGAGGTATCCACTTATTGGTAGAAAAACCTCTCGCACCAAATGCCCACGACTGTATGACTCTCATTCAGTACTGCTACTATAAGAATGTCAAATTGCTAGTGGGCCATCACAGAAGATTCAACCCTTACATCATCACTaccaagaacaacttggaTAAGTTGGGCAGGTTGGTAGCAATGCAAGGAACCTGGACCTTATGTAAACCTCCATCGTATTTCCTCGAGAAACCATGGAGATCTTCTATCGAGTTAGGTGGTGGAACCCTTTTGATCAACCTCATCCacgacttggacttgttgCAATACTTAATGGGTCCCATCGAAAAAGTTTATGCCGAACTCCTCTCGAAGCAAAGACTCGATCGTTTTGGAA ATGAAGGAGCAGCTCTCACGATCAAATTTGCTAGCGGATGTGTAGGTACCTTCATCTGTTCCGATAACGTTACTTCACCCTTTCtgtttgaagttggaacAGGTGAAAACCCCACTGTTCCTTTTAACGATTCAATTTCTGGCTTCTATCGTATATTTGGTAGCCACGGAACCATATCGGTTCCGGATTTAAAGTTATACCATCAATACGAAGAAGGCGGAAACGCTCCAGCT GACGACTCTCCCATTCACAGATATGTCGAGAAACCCAAACCTTTTGACTTGCAACTCGACCACTTTgtgaatttgttgaagggAGATGAAACCGAAGTCAAGTGTTCAGGAGAAGACGCCATTAGAGCCTTACTTTGTATCGAAGCCGTTACGAAGTCAATTGAAACCGGAATGCCTCAGTATGTTGAGAGCATTGATACTATTAAGGCAGATTTTGACCTCTTAAATCGATATTTGGAGTCTACAGTTCATTAG
- the KGD1 gene encoding alpha-ketoglutarate dehydrogenase (2-oxoglutarate dehydrogenase E1 component, mitochondrial precursor (Alpha-ketoglutarate dehydrogenase)~go_function oxidoreductase activity, acting on the aldehyde or oxo group of donors, disulfide as acceptor~go_process metabolism), whose amino-acid sequence MLKAFRNVVPRGQLLRASARPSLRSMAPLTSSTSIRSTNSIRCFATGTDSFLQGNNSNYIDEMYDAWRQDPSSVHASWNAYFKNIESSNIPPSQAFQAPPTIVPTVSGGAAGFVPGSNPISEDVVTHLKVQLLVRAYQVRGHQKAKIDPLGISFGDNSDTPKELTLDYYGFTDVDLNKQITLGPGILPRFAEAGKKSLTLREIIENCEKLYCQSYGVEYVHIPSKEQCDWLRERIEIPQPFKYSADQKRQILDRLIWSCSFESFLATKFPNDKRFGLEGAEAVVPGMKALIDTSVEFGVEDIVIGMPHRGRLNMLSNVVRKPNESIFSEFTGSKEFDEGSGDVKYHLGMNYARPTTSGKFVNLSIVANPSHLEAEDGVVLGKTRAIQQYKNDIGDYKRAMPILLHGDAAFAGQGVVYETMGFAHLPAYSTGGTIHIIVNNQIGFTTDPRYSRSTLYPSDIAKASNSPIFHVNADDVEACIFVFNLAAEWRATFHSDVIIDVVGYRKHGHNETDQPAFTQPLMYKKIAEKKSVLEYYTNQLIQEGTFTTEDISEHKKWVWNLLEDYFAKSKEYVPTSREWLTTPWEDFKSPKELATEVLPHLPTAVDEETLKKIGKAISEAPEGFEIHRNLKRILNTRNKTVETGEGIDWATGEALAFGTLALEGYHVRVSGQDVERGTFSQRHAVLHDQQSEKTYTPLNHLSEEQGAFVISNSSLSEYGVLGFEYGYSLTSPDALVQWEAQFGDFANTGQVIMDQFIASAESKWKQRSGLVLSLPHGYDGQGPEHSSGRIERYLQMCNEDQRYFPSPSKLERQHQDCNFQVAYPTTPANLFHLLRRQMHRQFRKPLALFFSKSLLRHPLARSDLSEFTNDSHFQWIIEDAEYGKTIAPKEEIKRVVLCSGQVFTALHKKRAAIEDKTTAFIKIEQVHPFPFAQLRDALDSHPNLEDLVWCQEEPLNMGSYSFVSPRITTTLAETENHKGLTLRYAGRDPSASVAAGSKAMHTAQEEAFLNETFQV is encoded by the coding sequence ATGCTCAAGGCTTTTAGAAATGTCGTGCCTCGCGGCCAGCTCTTGCGGGCTCTGGCCAGGCCATCCCTCAGATCGATGGCTCCTTTGACATCTTCCACATCCATCAGATCCACCAACTCAATCCGTTGCTTTGCAACTGGAACCGACTCTTTCTTGCAGGgaaacaactccaactacATTGACGAAATGTACGATGCCTGGAGACAAGACCCTTCATCGGTGCATGCCTCCTGGAACGcctacttcaagaacattGAGTCCTCTAACATTCCGCCCTCGCAGGCTTTCCAGGCTCCTCCTACTATCGTTCCTACCGTTAGTGGCGGTGCTGCCGGCTTTGTCCCTGGTTCTAACCCCATCAGTGAGGATGTTGTCACTCATTTGAAAGTGCAATTGTTGGTCCGTGCTTATCAAGTCAGGGGTCATCAGAAGGCCAAGATCGACCCATTGGGTATCTCGTTTGGCGACAACAGCGATACCCCCAAGGAGTTGACCTTGGACTATTATGGCTTCACAGATGTCGACTTGAACAAGCAAATCACCTTGGGTCCAGGTATCTTGCCTAGATTCGCTGAAGCCGGCAAGAAGTCATTGACATTGCGCGAAATCATCGAGAACTGTGAAAAGCTTTACTGTCAATCTTACGGTGTCGAGTACGTTCACATCCCTTCCAAGGAGCAATGTGATTGGTTGAGAGAGAGAATCGAAATTCCACAACCTTTCAAGTACTCCGCTGACCAGAAGAGACAAATCTTGGACCGTTTGATCTGGTCGTGTTCGTTCGAATCCTTCTTGGCTACCAAGTTCCCTAACGACAAGAGATTTGGTTTAGAAGGTGCCGAAGCTGTTGTTCCAGGTATGAAAGCCTTGATCGATACTTCCGTCGAGTTCGGTGTAGAAGACATCGTCATCGGTATGCCTCACAGAGGTAGATTAAACATGTTGTCCAACGTCGTAAGAAAGCCTAACGAATCTATCTTCTCGGAATTCACCGGTTCCAAAGAATTCGACGAAGGCTCTGGTGACGTGAAGTACCACTTGGGTATGAACTACGCCAGACCCACTACTTCTGGTAAGTTTGTCAACTTGTCCATTGTTGCCAACCCTTCGCATTTGGAGGCTGAAGATGGTGTTGTTTTGGGTAAGACCAGAGCCATTCAACAATACAAGAACGATATCGGTGACTACAAGAGAGCCATGCCCATCTTGTTACATGGTGATGCTGCTTTCGCTGGTCAAGGTGTAGTCTATGAAACCATGGGTTTCGCCCATTTGCCAGCCTACTCTACCGGTGGTACTATTCACATCATCGTGAACAACCAGATCGGTTTCACCACGGATCCTAGATACTCGAGATCGACTTTGTACCCATCCGATATCGCTAAAGCCTCCAACTCCCCTATCTTCCACGTCAATGCTGATGATGTCGAAGCTTGtatcttcgtcttcaacttggctgcTGAGTGGAGAGCTACTTTCCATTCCGATGTTATTATTGACGTTGTAGGCTACCGTAAGCATGGTCATAATGAAACTGATCAACCTGCATTTACCCAACCGCTCATGTACAAGAAGATcgctgaaaagaagtctGTTCTTGAATACTACACCAACCAGTTGATCCAGGAAGGCACCTTCACCACTGAAGACATCAGCGAACACAAGAAGTGGGTATGGAACTTATTGGAAGACTACTTTGCTAAGTCCAAGGAATACGTTCCAACTTCCAGAGAGTGGTTGACCACTCCATGGGAAGACTTCAAGTCTCCTAAGGAGTTGGCTACCGAAGTCTTGCCACACTTGCCTACTGCTGTAGATGAAGAGACCTTAAAGAAGATCGGAAAGGCCATCTCGGAAGCTCCGGAAGGTTTTGAGATTCACAGAAACTTGAAGCGTATTTTGAATACCAGAAACAAGACCGTTGAAACTGGTGAAGGTATTGACTGGGCTACTGGTGAAGCTTTGGCTTTCGGTACTTTAGCCTTGGAAGGCTATCACGTCAGAGTATCTGGTCAAGATGTGGAAAGAGGTACCTTCTCGCAACGTCACGCTGTGTTGCACGACCAGCAGTCGGAAAAGACCTACACCCCATTGAATCACTTATCTGAAGAGCAAGGGGCTTTTGTTATCTCCAACTCCTCCTTGTCTGAATACGGTGTCTTGGGTTTCGAATACGGTTACTCGTTGACTTCGCCAGATGCCTTAGTTCAATGGGAAGCTCAATTCGGTGACTTTGCTAACACCGGACAAGTCATCATGGATCAGTTCATTGCTAGTGCTGAGTCCAAGTGGAAGCAGCGTTCTGGTTTAGTGTTGTCATTGCCTCATGGTTACGATGGTCAAGGTCCAGAACACTCGTCCGGTAGAATCGAGAGATACTTGCAGATGTGTAACGAAGACCAGCGTTATTTCCCATCTCCATCCAAGTTGGAACGTCAACACCAGGATTGTAACTTCCAGGTCGCTTACCCTACTACCCCTGCCAACTTGTTTCACTTGTTACGTCGTCAAATGCATAGACAGTTCAGAAAGCCATTGGCTCTCTTTTTCTCCAAGTCGTTATTGCGTCACCCATTAGCCAGATCCGACTTGTCTGAGTTCACCAACGACTCTCACTTCCAATGGATCATTGAAGACGCCGAATATGGCAAGACCATTGCACCAAAGGAAGAGATAAAACGTGTCGTCCTCTGTTCAGGTCAAGTATTCACTGCCTTGCACAAGAAGCGTGCTGCTATTGAAGACAAAACCACTGCCTTTATCAAGATTGAGCAGGTGCATCCATTCCCATTCGCCCAGTTGCGTGATGCCTTGGACTCGCACCCTAACCTCGAAGACTTGGTCTGGtgtcaagaagaaccatTGAACATGGGTTCGTACTCGTTCGTATCTCCACGTATAACCACTACCTTGGCTGAAACCGAAAACCATAAGGGTTTGACCTTGCGTTATGCCGGTCGTGACCCATCGgcttctgttgctgctggttcTAAGGCTATGCACACTGCTCAAGAAGAGGCCTTCTTGAACGAAACCTTCCAAGTTTAA
- a CDS encoding predicted protein, protein MSTDPFLWYRERDSLSIGDVNRYTIKYTRLDPNKREIFLRLKNKEKAPIRAIHLLNGPFSLYCHVVPFNYDPDNIFIPEDIDSNKEVVFKNEVKPSQAFNVKLNLNSNSLVRSGEEGDLFQWEVDIVSQIITTRKTNILFELMIGDDLSRMKKLNSGTFHTITSMGSKSFITFNPRENVVVDNEQIGQSSNPQLSVVKKSTCDLWSNEPKYPEQPVHLIWLTHGVLSNLTADMLYMKDTLERKCGSENLLVRGYSGNAGRTEKGVKKLGISSAESLVELIQRKKHKIKKISFIAHSLGGLVQLYAIKHILTTRGTTFFEDHDIEPDNLFCVASPLLGILSEMSFLISWFLDLGTLGKTGRDLTLSKTIPSLSNLNVEEDKRSAFKPLLETLPDDPLQTFLGRFNHLTLYANAVNDGIVPLRTGALLYLDYEALGDVTQLQKNKTAKLEHQHDYDHHSLATNTTGDTVAEIPEEKELGAERTTLLERYKQLFSLNLNNEEKKSSLTRREKKFMRISAKGTDYYNLFDDDAEEADEVLSAENEVEASFVSSSSPLSKRSGERPTFYIPPKASAVESAINAILCPIPSREYIMNPESRDFVIFHDKYYQFKNLPKDDHSKRSKLKLLIFNYNNDWKLNKQVKIAKKYHTSDLNWRKILVNLPPDAHNNIIVRRRFPNGYGWGVVDHLCEVFMEGGNPSEETKQEKDQHRIGEGQKIGEGHRIADDSKGNEGELGTNKMKAKI, encoded by the coding sequence ATGTCCACCGACCCTTTCCTCTGGTATCGGGAGAGAGACTCATTAAGTATAGGAGATGTCAATAGGTATACCATCAAATATACCCGATTGGATCCGAATAAGCGAGAAATCTTCTTGCGCTTGAAAAACAAAGAGAAGGCGCCTATTCGAGCCATTCATTTGTTGAACGGACCATTTTCCTTATACTGCCATGTTGTACCGTTCAACTACGATCCTGATAACATATTTATTCCCGAGGATATCGATAGTAATAAGGAAGTTGTATTTAAGAATGAAGTAAAACCATCGCAAGCATTCAATGTCAAGCTAAATCTTAATTCAAATTCGCTAGTACGAAGCGGAGAGGAAGGTGACTTATTTCAGTGGGAAGTTGATATAGTGTCACAGATTATCACCACTAGAAAGACCAACATTCTCTTTGAATTGATGATTGGAGACGATCTTTCCAGaatgaaaaagttgaactcAGGAACATTCCACACTATTACTTCTATGGGAAGTAAGTCGTTTATCACGTTTAACCCTCGTGAAAACGTCGTTGTAGATAACGAACAAATTGGACAGTCTTCAAACCCACAGCTTTCTGTAGTCAAGAAGAGTACATGTGATCTCTGGTCCAATGAGCCAAAATATCCTGAACAGCCTGTTCATTTGATCTGGTTGACTCATGGAGTTTTGTCTAACTTGACAGCAGACATGTTGTACATGAAGGATACCttagaaagaaaatgtgGTTCAGAGAATTTGTTAGTTAGGGGCTATTCCGGAAATGCTGGAAGGACAGAAAAAGGtgtgaagaagttgggaatttcttcagcagaaagtcttgttgaattgatacagagaaagaagcacAAGATAAAAAAAATATCATTTATAGCGCATTCGCTAGGAGGATTGGTTCAATTGTATGCCATAAAGCATATCTTGACAACAAGAGGAACCACTTTTTTCGAAGACCATGATATCGAGCCAGATAACTTGTTTTGTGTTGCTAGTCCTCTTCTTGGTATCCTTAGTGAGATgagtttcttgatttcatgGTTTCTAGATTTAGGAACCCTAGGCAAAACTGGTAGAGATTTGACCTTGCTGAAAACCATTCCTTCACTTCTGAATTTGAACGTAGAAGAGGATAAACGTTCAGCATTTAAACCACTTCTTGAAACTCTTCCTGATGATCCTTTGCAAACTTTTTTGGGCAGGTTTAATCATCTTACTTTATATGCCAATGCAGTGAACGATGGTATTGTTCCATTGAGAACAGGAGCATTACTATATTTGGACTATGAGGCATTGGGAGATGTCACACAGTTGCAGAAAAACAAAACGGCAAAGCTTGAACATCAGCATGACTACGATCACCATCTGCTTGCTACAAACACTACTGGTGATACAGTTGCTgaaattccagaagagaaagagttGGGTGCGGAAAGAACAACGCTACTCGAGAGATACAAGCAACTATTTTCACTCAATCTAAATaacgaagagaaaaagCTGTCTctaacaagaagagaaaaaaaattcatGAGAATCTCTGCAAAAGGCACAGATTATTACAATTTATTTGACGACGatgcagaagaagcagacgAAGTTCTTAGTGCAGAGAACGAAGTGGAAGCATCTTTTGTTTCTAGTAGTTCGCCGTTATCAAAGAGAAGTGGAGAAAGACCAACATTTTACATTCCACCGAAGGCATCTGCTGTAGAATCGGCCATCAATGCCATTTTGTGTCCAATTCCATCCAGAGAATATATCATGAATCCGGAGTCTAGAGATTTTGTAATTTTCCATGACAAGTATTAccagttcaagaacttgccCAAGGACGACCATTCCAAGAggtccaagttgaaattgctTATATTTAACTACAACAACGAttggaagttgaacaaacaGGTGAAGATTGCGAAAAAGTATCACACCAGTGATTTGAACTGGCGAAAAATTCTAGTCAACTTACCACCAGATGCACACAACAACATTATagtaagaagaagatttccAAACGGGTATGGCTGGGGTGTGGTTGATCATCTATGTGAGGTTTTCATGGAGGGAGGGAACCCatcagaagaaaccaaacAGGAAAAAGACCAACACAGGATAGGAGAGGGACAAAAGATAGGAGAAGGACACAGGATAGCAGATGATAGCAAAGGGAACGAAGGGGAATTAGGCACTAACAAGATGAAAGCGAAAATCTGA